The DNA segment ATAGGAAATATAGTAGATTTGCTTAATCCAGCGACTAAAAAGATTGATTAAATTAATCAAGAAAGTGGGCGTCACATTTGTTTAGAAAAGCAAAAAACATATTTTTAATAGGGATGCTAATGTTTTTTTTCACAGCGTGCTCACCGTTAACGAGCACGAAACAAGATTATTTCAAAGATAAAGCCTTGGAATCTATTGTTCTTCAAGAGATTGAGAGTGAAGATGGAAATTTAGAGGAAGATGATTTTGCATCTATTAAAACATTGGATGCTAGTGGTTCTGGAATCAGTGATATTAACGGAATAGAATCATTAACTTCTCTTAATTACTTAGATGTGTCCGGTAACGATATTGTCGATTTAACACCTTTACTGACGTTGGAAAAATTATCAGAAGTCCATCTAGGTGACGTATATTTCACAGGTGATATGGATGCACCTGTGTGGAGTGTACCGGAAAAACTTGAGGAAAAAGGGGTAGAAGTTAATGTTCGCGAGCGACTATCGTTTGATGAACATGATGGACCTTCAGAAGGTGTTTTTTATCGAATTCAAAAAGATAATCAAACCGTTTATTTACTCGGATCTATTCATATAGGAGATCAAAGCTTGTATCCGCTTCACAATCAGATTGAAGCGGCATTTGAGGAAGCCGATTATTTAGCTGTTGAAATTGATATTGCGGATGTTAATGAAATAGAAGTCTCAAAGACCATGATGGAGAAGGGGATGTATACAGATGGCACAGTCCTTTCTAGCGTGGTCAGTGAAAAGGTTTTTAATGAAGCAGCTGGACATTTGTCTAGTTTAGGCTTGAACGAAGTGATGCTCGATCAATTTCAACCATGGTTTGTATCGATGATTCTCTCTGAAGTCGCTTTAGAAAAAACAAACTTAACTGGAAAAGATGGGATTGACCTTCATTTCCTGAATCGCGCAAAAGAAAAGAATATACCCATTATTAGCCTAGAATCTGTCGAAAGTCAGATTGCATCTATTAGCTCTGCCCCTAAAGAGGAGCAAATCGCCAGTTTAGAAGATATGCTTGACACATTCGATATTTATGAAGAGGAACTAACGCAATTAATTCGTCTTTGGCGTTCTGGCAACATCGAAGTATTTTCTCAATTACGACAGATTAATCAAGGTTCTGAACAGTTAGCGATGGACGAAAGAGACTTACTAATGACGGGTCAAATAGAAGAGTTTTTAAATGCAGACGAAAGAGAAACATATTTTATTGTTGTAGGTTCACTTCACTTAGCTGGAAAAAATAGTATTGTCGACTTACTTGAAAATCGAGGTTATACAGTTGAACCTCATGCTGAATTCCGAACAAACTGAAGGGCAACAGATGAACCAGATTAATATATTTGCAATATTTATATTAAGGCTAGTTCAAAAGGAAATTCTGAAGACGACCTAAAAATAGAAACTAGCTTAGAGCGGATGTGTGTAAAATGATATCATTTTTGCTTTTTTATATTATAGGAATACCCATCTCTATACTTTTACATGAAGTTGGTCATGCATTGGGCATCATTCTTTTTACAAAAGAGAAGGCGTATGTATATGTTGGTTCTAACAATGAGGAGGAGAATAAGGAAAACTTTCGAATAGGAAAAATACACTTCCATATCAATTGGGCATATTTTGGCTTTTGTGTTGTGAAAAATAGGGACACCTTCACAAATTTTCAACATATTATGTTTTTAGCAGGCGGACCAATTGCATCTCTTTTGCTATTTATTGCTGCGTATTTCACATCCGCTGAGTTAACACATTATGGAAGCAAGAATTTTATAAACGGAATTACTTTCATAAATCTCTATCTTTTTATCGGTACGATTATTCCCATTATCTATCCCAACTGGTTGAGACCATATGCAGGACTTCCATCGGATGGTTATCAAATCCTAACGGTATTAAAGGCAAGAAACAAAACTGAGTTCTAAAAGTTTTGGGAGATTGTCGTTCTATTGCTTGTCCCTAAAAAGCTCGATAACAACAAACCGCAAATGTGGCCACTTTTATAAAGCTCATAAAAGTGGCCACATTTACGGTTTGTAAGTTCCTGTTTTTTTCTTAACGATCCAACGACAGCAAAGTTCAAAAAGATTAAGTGCAAATGCAATTAAGGAAAGCCCAAGCAAACTTTGCTCTTTTGAGCCCGAATTTTTCCTTTTGGATTCCAACTGTAAATACCCCATAAGTGTCTAAGCGATAGCTAGGTCGGAAACCTGCACCAACCTATCACTCGCTAAGACACTTAAAAAATCATCAATAGACTTTCGCGACATATCCTTACTTCACTTAAAATAGGTAGGTGATTAGATGAAAAAAATATCAGTTATATTCGTATATTATTCAGCTCATTTTTATTGTTTCTTCTGCTGATAATTCGTTTTTGACTTTTGGAATTTTGTGCAAGTGGTGGAAGTCAACCGCACCTGTTAAGTTAAATGATAATTGCAGACGGTCAAGAATCGAACTAATGTGATTTGCGTATATACATATATCTTGAAAGTCTATTTCTATAATTTTTTATCTGTAATTTTCCTCTAAAGTTGCAACTTCTTCTGTACCTAATCTTAGTAAGGGCATCGTGAATCGTGTCCTTCTTTATCATTTCGTTCTGTATCCGAGAAATTATTTTAGTGACTGTAGAAGCCAAAATGAAAGAGTATTAATGGAACATTTAACAATAACTACGTCTACTTAAACTTGACAGTATAGTTGTCCAACATATTTTTGATGTTTACTCGTCAATGAATTTAAAACTAAAAATGCGAACGTATGTGTGGTATGATGTAAGAATAATAGAATAGGTTACTTAAGGGTGGTTGAATCACTCCCGTCCGAAAGGGGTGTGGTGCCATGTCAGTATTCGAAGCATTGATGTTTGCGGTAACTTTTACGACATTGATTGTATTGATCCTTTCATTTAACCATAAAAAATAACCCATCCTTGAGTTCGAGCTCAGATGGGTTATTACTCTCATTTAGACAATCCCCTTGAAGGGAGCCTGCTATTATGTTGATCGTTTGGTGTTTTGACCACCAAACGGTCTTTTTTAATATGTACTCATTATCTAATTATATTATACCAAAGGTGAAAAGGTGTATCAACTATAGGTAGATAAGAGTGAGCTAGTTTACACTTTTCTAACTAGCGTTGCTAGAAGTAGACTAAATTTCCTGTTTTTTGATTCCAGAGTTAAATACAAAGAATTAACAGTCCGCTTAAATGGAACCAACTTACCAGACTGAGATACGGGAGACTTGTTTAATTTTGAAATAGTTAAATTCATATTTTATTACAAGAAATTATTCATGGTAGTATAGGAGGATATAACACTATGCATCTAGGGGAGATCTTATGTTTTTAAAAAAGATTAAAAATGGGTTAAATCAAAATCAGCCTCTTTTTATAGGCGAAGAAACTGCGATGCGTTCCGCGGTTCTAATTCCGCTTGTTCAAGTAAATAATGAGTGGCATATCCTTTTTGAAGTTCGTTCACTGACAATGAGACATCAACCAGGGGATATTAGTTTTCCAGGTGGAAAAATAGATCCAACAGATGCAACACCGTTGGATGCAGCCATCCGTGAAACCCATGAAGAGATAGGTATTGATCCATCAGCCATCCTTGTTTTGGGACAAATGAGCGCATTTATTCCCACCCCATCATTTGTTATCTACCCATTTATAGCGACCATTGATAATCATCATACTTATCACCTCAACAAAGCAGAAGTGGAAAAAGTATTCACGGTACCGGTCCAGTGGCTGTTAAATCATCAGCCTTATAAGCATATGGTCCCCGTTCAAGCACAGCCATCACACGATTTTCCTTACGATAAAATTGCAAATGGTGATCAGTATCAATGGAAATCACATGCAATGGAGGAATGGTTTTATGAGTATAAGCAGTATACGATCTGGGGATTAACTGCTCGGATTTTAAAACATTTTATTGATACGATCAAATAAGGCATAAATCATCCGTCAAGAAACAAAATTTCAAAAATCATGAACGCTTGATTAAAGGGTTATCTTACAAGCTTGGCTATTTAGCGCATATTTAACAAATGGTTAATTGGATTAAAGTGGATTTTATAAAAAACTATTCAGTGTATAAACTACAATTGCATAAATAATAATGAAATCCATCAACCAATGCGTTGATGGATATTTTTGTGTATAAGTAGTCATGAATCTTTAAAATTATATAAATTCTACGGAATCATTGTATGAAAAAATTTTGTGGGATTGATGCCTATTCATCTTAAATAATCCAAAATAACTACTTGCATAAAACTTATAAATGAATTAATGTATGTAAGTACACACTAACATATATTAATTCAATGAAAAGGAGCTAATAATTATGTTCATCCTTAAACAATTGTCCCGGTTATTAAAGAATAAACCATTAAAAACGATCCTCTTCACTGTTTTACTTATCGTGGTTTTAGCAGTAGGAGCACGAAATGTAGAAATGGCAACCGGCAATGATACTTTAGTCAGCAGTGAATCTGATGTATACCAAGACAATCTTTCCTTAGAAAAAGAGTTTGGTGGTGAATCGATCATCCTCATGTACGAGAGTGAAGATCAAAAATCCTTACTTACCATAGATAATCTCAAGCATATGGAGGGGGTGGAAAAACAACTTGGAATAAATGAAAACATTTACAGCATCATGAGCCCTGTGATGCTCCTAAATCAGATGGCCGAAAAACAGTCTGTAAAGTATCAGGAAGGTTTATCAGAGGTCATCAATGGTCTTGATGAAATGAGTGGAAAGTTAAATAATATTGGAGATAACCTCATCATAAAAACAGAATCGGGTAATGAGTCGCAGCAAAAAGGCACAGAGGCCTCATATGAAGAGCAAATCAAACAATTCGGAATAGCCATTGATAGAACGGCATCTTCTATGCCAACTGATAACCCTCAAGTAAAAGAACAAATCATCCAATTGAAGGGATACAGTCAAATGTTGATCCAACTTTCTGAACAATTGAAACAAATTGAATCCAAACCCCCAGCACTTCAAACGACAGACGATATGACGTCAGGGCAAGGAAAACAAATACAACAGCAAGTTGAATTAAAGGAACTGGGTTCAGGATTAAAGGAAATGGGAAGTCAGTTGGAATCGATCAGTGAGAATATGAACAATATGCAAAAATATTCTGATACCCTTTCCCCCGGACTACCTGAAACGCAAAAAACCCTTGATTATATGATTTACGATGACGAAGGGCAACTAAAAGATATGTTCAATGAGTTGGTTATGGATGACAGATACATGATGATGTCAATTAAATTCAAAGGAGAAGTAAGTGATGTCGACAAAAGTGAGGTAGTAGAATCGATTAACTCTTATCTTAATCAGCATTCATTAACAACGACAGAAACGTTTGTATCTGGAAAGCCGGTACTGGACG comes from the Paenisporosarcina antarctica genome and includes:
- a CDS encoding TraB/GumN family protein, which produces MFFFTACSPLTSTKQDYFKDKALESIVLQEIESEDGNLEEDDFASIKTLDASGSGISDINGIESLTSLNYLDVSGNDIVDLTPLLTLEKLSEVHLGDVYFTGDMDAPVWSVPEKLEEKGVEVNVRERLSFDEHDGPSEGVFYRIQKDNQTVYLLGSIHIGDQSLYPLHNQIEAAFEEADYLAVEIDIADVNEIEVSKTMMEKGMYTDGTVLSSVVSEKVFNEAAGHLSSLGLNEVMLDQFQPWFVSMILSEVALEKTNLTGKDGIDLHFLNRAKEKNIPIISLESVESQIASISSAPKEEQIASLEDMLDTFDIYEEELTQLIRLWRSGNIEVFSQLRQINQGSEQLAMDERDLLMTGQIEEFLNADERETYFIVVGSLHLAGKNSIVDLLENRGYTVEPHAEFRTN
- a CDS encoding NUDIX hydrolase, producing the protein MFLKKIKNGLNQNQPLFIGEETAMRSAVLIPLVQVNNEWHILFEVRSLTMRHQPGDISFPGGKIDPTDATPLDAAIRETHEEIGIDPSAILVLGQMSAFIPTPSFVIYPFIATIDNHHTYHLNKAEVEKVFTVPVQWLLNHQPYKHMVPVQAQPSHDFPYDKIANGDQYQWKSHAMEEWFYEYKQYTIWGLTARILKHFIDTIK
- a CDS encoding MMPL family transporter — its product is MFILKQLSRLLKNKPLKTILFTVLLIVVLAVGARNVEMATGNDTLVSSESDVYQDNLSLEKEFGGESIILMYESEDQKSLLTIDNLKHMEGVEKQLGINENIYSIMSPVMLLNQMAEKQSVKYQEGLSEVINGLDEMSGKLNNIGDNLIIKTESGNESQQKGTEASYEEQIKQFGIAIDRTASSMPTDNPQVKEQIIQLKGYSQMLIQLSEQLKQIESKPPALQTTDDMTSGQGKQIQQQVELKELGSGLKEMGSQLESISENMNNMQKYSDTLSPGLPETQKTLDYMIYDDEGQLKDMFNELVMDDRYMMMSIKFKGEVSDVDKSEVVESINSYLNQHSLTTTETFVSGKPVLDGEIESSMKDSMKKMMMLALISMIIVLMITFKTRWRILPLGIVLIAIIGTIGIMGWVSIPITMVSMAVFPILIGLGIDYAIQFQSRYTEEMEEGEDHYEAK